In a single window of the Streptomyces cinnabarinus genome:
- a CDS encoding FAD-binding oxidoreductase codes for MSHDLVHRLLTGLPAEAVLTDPDVTASYANDMASFCPAGAPAVVVLPRTVEQVQHVMRTATELRVPVVPQGARTGLSGGANATDGCIVLSLTRMDRILEISPVDRIAVVEPGVVNAALSRAVGEHGLYYPPDPSSWETCTIGGNIGTASGGLCCVKYGVTAEYVLGLDVVLADGRLMSTGRRTAKGVAGYDLTRLFVGSEGSLGIVVRAILALKPQPPRQLVLAAEFASAAAACDAVCRIMAGGHVPSLLELMDRTTVKAVNDLAHMGLPETTEALLLAAFDTPDPAPDLAAVGALCEAAGATQVVPADDAAESELLLQARRLSLTALEAVRGVTMIDDVCVPRSRLGDMLDGVERIAEKYKLTIGVVAHAGDGNTHPTVCFDASDEDESRRARESFDEIMALGLELGGTITGEHGVGVLKKEWLAREIGPVGVEMQRSVKQVFDPLGILNPGKLF; via the coding sequence ATGAGCCACGACCTCGTCCACCGTCTGCTCACCGGCCTGCCCGCCGAGGCGGTTCTCACCGACCCCGACGTCACGGCCTCCTACGCCAACGACATGGCGAGCTTCTGCCCGGCCGGCGCCCCGGCCGTGGTCGTCCTGCCGCGCACGGTCGAGCAGGTCCAGCACGTCATGCGCACCGCCACCGAGCTGCGCGTCCCGGTCGTCCCGCAGGGCGCCCGCACGGGCCTGTCCGGCGGCGCCAACGCCACCGACGGCTGCATCGTGCTCTCCCTGACCAGGATGGACCGCATCCTGGAGATCAGCCCGGTCGACCGGATCGCCGTCGTCGAACCGGGCGTCGTCAACGCCGCCCTCTCCCGGGCGGTCGGCGAACACGGCCTCTACTACCCGCCGGACCCCTCCAGCTGGGAGACCTGCACGATCGGCGGGAACATCGGCACCGCCTCGGGCGGCCTGTGCTGTGTGAAGTACGGGGTGACGGCCGAGTACGTCCTCGGCCTCGACGTCGTGCTGGCCGACGGACGCCTGATGTCCACCGGCCGCCGCACCGCGAAGGGCGTCGCGGGCTACGACCTGACCCGGCTGTTCGTCGGCTCCGAGGGCTCGCTCGGCATCGTCGTACGGGCGATCCTCGCGCTGAAGCCGCAGCCGCCCCGACAGCTCGTGCTGGCCGCCGAGTTCGCCTCCGCGGCCGCCGCCTGCGACGCCGTGTGCCGGATCATGGCCGGCGGACACGTCCCGTCCCTCCTCGAACTGATGGACCGTACGACCGTCAAGGCGGTCAACGACCTCGCGCACATGGGGCTGCCGGAGACCACCGAGGCGCTGCTGCTCGCGGCCTTCGACACCCCCGACCCGGCCCCCGACCTCGCCGCGGTCGGCGCGCTGTGCGAGGCCGCCGGGGCCACCCAGGTGGTGCCCGCCGACGACGCGGCCGAGTCCGAACTGCTTCTCCAGGCCCGGCGGTTGTCGCTGACGGCGCTGGAGGCGGTGCGCGGGGTGACGATGATCGACGATGTGTGCGTGCCCCGCTCCCGGCTCGGCGACATGCTCGACGGGGTCGAGCGGATCGCCGAGAAGTACAAGCTCACCATCGGCGTCGTCGCACACGCGGGTGACGGCAACACCCACCCCACGGTCTGCTTCGACGCGAGCGACGAGGACGAGTCCCGGCGGGCCCGCGAGTCCTTCGACGAGATCATGGCGCTGGGCCTGGAACTCGGCGGCACCATCACCGGTGAGCACGGCGTCGGCGTCCTGAAGAAGGAGTGGCTGGCACGCGAGATCGGCCCGGTGGGCGTGGAGATGCAGCGCTCGGTCAAGCAGGTCTTTGACCCCCTCGGCATCCTCAACCCGGGCAAGCTGTTCTGA
- a CDS encoding tetratricopeptide repeat protein, whose amino-acid sequence MENEQEERRRPWAGRRVLVGSVAGCAVLGGVLVLLPWGRTGGEPPVPTPGAQALAAVTTGVPAALPDLAVLIDERESHLRGHPKDAESWAVLGSAYVEQGRRTADAAYYPKAERVLRTSLKVRAKGNVEALGGLAALANARRDFPAARKWGEAARKLAPKRWTTYPLLIDAYTGLGDYKAAKKSMDRMLELGSGPAVLARAGAVYRDRGWREDAAAALSDAAASAEAPAERAAYLERGGQLAWERGDRDGALRHFQEAVRLDPDQRAALAGQGRALAALGRTTEALNAYRVALAKQPLPQYALELGELYDSLGLGQAARVQYDVLRERVRGAAAGGADEELVLGLFEADHGDPESAVRRLRAEWERQPGIAVADALGWALHRAGENEEALRFARIATDRTKGGGVRSALYVYHRGMIERDLELTGPARRQLQEAMRINPYFSTLHAPRARRALDELGEPSLEAPAEP is encoded by the coding sequence ATGGAGAACGAACAGGAGGAGCGGCGCCGCCCGTGGGCCGGCCGACGGGTGCTGGTCGGTTCGGTAGCGGGGTGTGCCGTGCTCGGCGGGGTGCTGGTGCTGCTGCCGTGGGGGCGGACCGGGGGCGAGCCGCCCGTGCCGACGCCGGGCGCGCAGGCGCTGGCCGCGGTGACCACGGGTGTCCCGGCCGCGCTGCCCGACCTGGCGGTGCTGATCGACGAGCGGGAGAGCCATCTGCGGGGCCATCCGAAGGACGCGGAGTCCTGGGCGGTGCTCGGGTCGGCCTATGTGGAGCAGGGGCGGCGGACGGCGGACGCGGCGTACTACCCGAAGGCGGAGCGGGTGCTGCGGACCTCGCTGAAGGTGCGGGCGAAGGGCAATGTGGAGGCGCTCGGCGGTCTCGCCGCGCTGGCGAACGCGCGCCGTGACTTCCCCGCCGCGCGGAAGTGGGGCGAGGCCGCACGGAAGCTGGCGCCGAAGCGCTGGACGACGTACCCCCTGCTGATCGACGCGTACACGGGGCTCGGCGACTACAAGGCGGCCAAGAAGTCGATGGACCGGATGCTGGAGCTGGGCTCGGGGCCCGCGGTGCTGGCGCGGGCCGGTGCCGTGTACCGGGACCGCGGCTGGCGCGAGGACGCGGCGGCCGCCCTCTCCGACGCGGCGGCCTCCGCGGAGGCACCGGCCGAGCGGGCCGCCTATCTGGAACGGGGCGGGCAGCTGGCCTGGGAGCGCGGGGACCGGGACGGGGCGCTGCGGCACTTCCAGGAGGCCGTCCGCCTCGACCCCGACCAGCGGGCCGCGCTCGCCGGACAGGGCCGGGCGCTGGCGGCACTGGGCCGGACGACGGAGGCGCTGAACGCCTACCGGGTCGCCCTCGCCAAGCAGCCGCTCCCCCAGTACGCCCTGGAACTGGGCGAGTTGTACGACTCCCTGGGGCTCGGGCAGGCGGCCCGGGTGCAGTACGACGTACTGCGCGAGCGGGTGCGCGGCGCCGCCGCGGGCGGGGCCGACGAGGAGCTGGTGCTGGGCCTGTTCGAGGCCGACCACGGGGATCCGGAGTCGGCCGTACGGCGGCTGCGGGCCGAGTGGGAGCGGCAGCCGGGGATCGCGGTGGCGGACGCGCTGGGCTGGGCGCTGCACCGGGCCGGGGAGAACGAGGAGGCGCTGCGGTTCGCGCGGATCGCCACGGACCGGACGAAGGGCGGCGGGGTGCGCAGCGCGCTGTACGTCTACCACCGCGGGATGATCGAGCGGGACCTGGAACTGACCGGTCCCGCCCGTCGCCAGCTCCAGGAGGCGATGCGGATCAATCCGTACTTCTCGACGCTGCACGCGCCGAGGGCCCGCCGGGCTCTGGACGAGCTGGGCGAGCCCTCACTGGAGGCGCCTGCGGAGCCTTAG
- the hppD gene encoding 4-hydroxyphenylpyruvate dioxygenase, whose protein sequence is MTQTTHHTPDTARQADPFPVKGMDAVVFAVGNAKQAAHYYSTAFGMKLVAYSGPENGTRETASYVLENGSARFVLTSVIKPSTDWGHFLARHVAEHGDGVIDLAIEVPDARAAYAYAIEHGARSVTEPYELKDEHGTVVLAAIATYGETRHTLVERTGYDGPYLPGYVPATPMVEPPAQRTFQAIDHCVGNVELGRMNDWVGFYNKVMGFTNMKEFVGDDIATEYSALMSKVVADGTLKVKFPINEPAIAKKKSQIDEYLEFYGGAGVQHIALNTNDIVATVRTMRAAGVQFLDTPDSYYDTLGEWVGDTRVPVETLRELKILADRDEDGYLLQIFTKPVQDKPTVFFEIIERHGSMGFGKGNFKALFEAIEREQAKRGNL, encoded by the coding sequence ATGACGCAGACCACTCACCACACTCCCGACACCGCCCGGCAGGCCGACCCCTTCCCGGTCAAGGGAATGGACGCGGTCGTCTTCGCCGTGGGCAATGCCAAGCAGGCGGCGCACTACTACTCCACCGCCTTCGGCATGAAGCTGGTCGCCTACTCCGGACCGGAGAACGGCACCCGCGAGACCGCCTCGTACGTCCTGGAGAACGGCTCCGCCCGCTTCGTCCTCACCTCGGTGATCAAGCCTTCCACCGACTGGGGCCACTTCCTGGCCCGGCACGTGGCCGAGCACGGTGACGGCGTCATCGACCTCGCCATCGAGGTCCCGGACGCGCGCGCCGCGTACGCCTACGCCATCGAGCACGGCGCCCGCTCCGTCACCGAGCCCTACGAGCTGAAGGACGAGCACGGCACCGTCGTGCTGGCCGCCATCGCCACCTACGGCGAGACCCGCCACACCCTCGTCGAGCGCACCGGCTACGACGGCCCCTATCTGCCCGGCTACGTCCCCGCCACCCCGATGGTCGAGCCGCCCGCCCAGCGCACCTTCCAGGCGATCGACCACTGCGTCGGCAATGTCGAGCTCGGCCGGATGAACGACTGGGTCGGCTTCTACAACAAGGTCATGGGCTTCACGAACATGAAGGAGTTCGTGGGCGACGACATCGCCACCGAGTACAGCGCGCTGATGTCGAAGGTGGTGGCCGACGGCACGCTCAAGGTCAAGTTCCCGATCAACGAGCCCGCCATCGCCAAGAAGAAGTCCCAGATCGACGAGTACCTGGAGTTCTACGGCGGCGCCGGCGTCCAGCACATCGCGCTGAACACCAACGACATCGTCGCCACCGTCCGCACCATGCGCGCGGCCGGCGTCCAGTTCCTCGACACCCCGGACTCCTACTACGACACCCTCGGCGAGTGGGTCGGCGACACCCGGGTGCCGGTGGAGACCCTGCGCGAGCTGAAGATCCTCGCCGACCGCGACGAGGACGGCTATCTGCTCCAGATCTTCACCAAGCCGGTCCAGGACAAGCCGACCGTCTTCTTCGAGATCATCGAGCGCCATGGCTCGATGGGCTTCGGCAAGGGCAACTTCAAGGCCCTCTTCGAGGCGATCGAGCGCGAGCAGGCCAAGCGCGGCAACCTCTGA
- a CDS encoding Lrp/AsnC family transcriptional regulator, which translates to MAIDHLDGRIIVLLAREPRIGVLEMSRRLGVARGTVQARLDRLQSNGVIRGFGPQVDPAALGYPVTAFATLQIRQGQGPDVRAHLATVPEVLELHTTTGSGDMLCRLVARSNADLQRVIDRVVGFDGIVRAATAIVMENPVPLRIIPLVEQAAEDQRSQPTVG; encoded by the coding sequence ATGGCGATCGATCATCTGGACGGGCGCATCATCGTGCTGCTCGCGCGGGAGCCGCGGATCGGGGTGCTGGAGATGTCCCGGCGGCTGGGAGTGGCCCGCGGGACCGTGCAGGCGCGGCTGGACCGGCTTCAGTCGAACGGAGTCATCCGGGGCTTCGGCCCGCAGGTGGACCCGGCGGCGCTCGGCTATCCGGTCACCGCCTTCGCCACGCTCCAGATCCGGCAGGGCCAAGGGCCCGATGTACGGGCCCACTTGGCGACCGTTCCGGAGGTGCTGGAGCTGCACACGACCACCGGCAGCGGGGACATGCTGTGCCGGCTCGTGGCCCGCTCGAACGCCGATCTGCAACGGGTCATCGACCGGGTTGTCGGTTTTGATGGGATCGTCCGGGCCGCCACCGCGATCGTGATGGAGAACCCCGTTCCGCTGCGGATCATCCCGCTGGTGGAGCAGGCGGCGGAGGATCAGCGGAGCCAGCCGACGGTGGGGTGA
- a CDS encoding ABC transporter permease — protein MTFWEYLSISHQQLLTDAYQHASAVFQCMVVATVLGVLIGVLTYRSELGGNIATTTTSAILTIPSLAMIGLLIPVVGLGVPPTVIALTLYGLLPIVRNAIVGLRGVDPTLVDAARGIGMSRLTRLTRIELPLAWPPILTGIRVSTQMLMGIAAIAAYASGPGLGNEIFRGIASLGSKNALNQVLAGTLGIIVLALLFDAAYVLIGRLTIPRGIRA, from the coding sequence GTGACCTTCTGGGAGTACCTGAGCATCAGTCACCAGCAGCTGCTCACCGACGCCTATCAGCACGCGAGCGCCGTCTTCCAGTGCATGGTCGTCGCGACCGTGCTGGGCGTGCTGATCGGTGTGCTCACCTACCGCAGCGAGCTGGGCGGGAACATCGCGACGACGACCACCTCGGCCATTCTGACCATTCCCTCGCTCGCCATGATCGGTCTGCTCATCCCGGTCGTGGGCCTGGGCGTTCCGCCCACGGTGATCGCGCTGACCCTGTACGGACTGCTGCCGATCGTACGCAACGCGATCGTCGGGCTGCGCGGGGTCGATCCGACCCTGGTGGACGCGGCCCGGGGCATCGGGATGTCCCGGCTGACGCGGCTGACGCGGATCGAACTGCCGCTGGCCTGGCCGCCGATCCTGACCGGCATCCGGGTCTCCACACAGATGCTGATGGGCATCGCGGCCATCGCGGCCTACGCCTCCGGGCCCGGCCTCGGCAACGAGATCTTCCGCGGGATCGCCTCGCTGGGCAGCAAGAACGCGCTCAACCAGGTCCTCGCGGGCACCCTCGGGATCATCGTCCTCGCCCTGCTCTTCGATGCCGCGTACGTCCTGATCGGGCGGCTGACCATTCCGAGGGGGATCCGTGCCTGA
- a CDS encoding betaine/proline/choline family ABC transporter ATP-binding protein (Members of the family are the ATP-binding subunit of ABC transporters for substrates such as betaine, L-proline or other amino acids, choline, carnitine, etc. The substrate specificity is best determined from the substrate-binding subunit, rather than this subunit, as it interacts with the permease subunit and not with substrate directly.) yields the protein MPETSGSGESGASGASIELENLSKRYPGSPAPAVDNVNMEIQAGETVIFVGPSGCGKSTTLKMINRLIEPTGGRIRINGEDVTDIDPVKLRRKVGYAIQSAGLFPHMTVAQNIGLVPRMIGWPKARIRNRVEELLDLVGLDPGEFHGRYPRQLSGGQQQRVGVARALAADPPVLLMDEPFGAVDPITRDHLQDELIRLQHELHKTIVFVTHDFDEAIKLGDRIAVLRERSHIAQFDTPEAILTNPADDFVSGFVGAGAALKRLNLTRVRDVEITDYPTVTVDDPLQEIFNKLRSSGTNEILLLDKRRRPYKWLRRGDLMRAKGSLARAGTLVHDTVTRDATLRDALEAVLTDNAGRVAVTGRRGEYDGVVDMETLMNSVHELLEADRLEALEHQHDLESARSSRTHAEQEGDGGEAKA from the coding sequence GTGCCTGAGACCAGCGGCTCCGGTGAGTCCGGTGCCTCCGGCGCCTCGATCGAGCTGGAGAACCTCTCCAAGCGGTATCCGGGCAGTCCCGCTCCGGCCGTCGACAACGTGAACATGGAGATCCAGGCGGGCGAGACCGTCATCTTCGTCGGGCCGTCCGGGTGCGGGAAGTCCACGACGCTCAAGATGATCAACCGGCTGATCGAACCGACCGGCGGCCGGATCCGCATCAACGGCGAGGACGTCACCGACATCGACCCGGTGAAACTGCGCCGCAAGGTCGGCTACGCGATCCAGTCGGCCGGTCTCTTCCCGCACATGACGGTCGCGCAGAACATCGGCCTGGTGCCGCGGATGATCGGCTGGCCGAAGGCGCGGATCAGGAACCGGGTGGAGGAGCTGCTGGACCTGGTCGGTCTGGACCCCGGCGAGTTCCACGGCCGCTATCCCCGCCAGCTCTCCGGCGGCCAGCAGCAGCGGGTCGGCGTGGCGCGGGCGCTGGCCGCCGATCCCCCGGTGCTGCTGATGGACGAGCCGTTCGGCGCGGTCGACCCGATCACCCGGGACCATCTCCAGGACGAGCTGATCAGGTTGCAGCACGAACTGCACAAGACGATCGTCTTCGTCACCCATGACTTCGACGAGGCGATCAAGCTGGGCGACCGGATCGCCGTACTGCGCGAACGCTCGCACATCGCTCAGTTCGACACCCCGGAGGCGATCCTCACCAACCCCGCCGACGACTTCGTCTCGGGGTTCGTCGGTGCCGGGGCGGCGCTGAAGCGGCTGAACCTGACCCGGGTACGGGATGTGGAGATCACCGACTATCCGACGGTCACCGTCGACGACCCGCTCCAGGAGATCTTCAACAAGCTCCGCTCCAGCGGCACCAACGAGATCCTGCTGCTCGACAAGCGCCGCCGCCCCTACAAGTGGCTGCGCCGCGGCGATCTGATGCGGGCCAAGGGCTCGCTCGCCCGCGCGGGCACCCTGGTGCACGACACGGTCACCCGGGACGCCACCCTGCGCGACGCCCTGGAGGCGGTCCTCACCGACAATGCGGGCCGGGTCGCGGTCACCGGCCGGCGCGGCGAGTACGACGGCGTCGTCGACATGGAGACCCTCATGAACTCCGTGCACGAGCTGCTGGAGGCGGACCGTCTTGAGGCGCTGGAGCACCAGCACGACCTGGAGTCGGCCCGGTCCTCCCGGACGCATGCCGAGCAGGAGGGCGACGGAGGGGAGGCGAAGGCGTGA
- a CDS encoding ABC transporter permease, with translation MTTSPEQQRPEGEHEVKGVAFRDEGEAEQEAPPPPAVPPRRVTWQKLTVLPALLVALLLATWLWFAQADLDPISENALSDGQVSKALWQHVELTVVSTFFVLIIAIPLGVLLTRRAFRKATPVAMAVANMGQATPAIGLLALLVIWLGTGTKAALIGITAYAILPVLANTIAGLKANDPTLLEAARGIGMSPLGVLSRVEMPLAVPLILAGVRTALVLNVGTATLATFGGGGGLGVLITTGITTQRMPVLVLGSILTVSLALLVDWLASLAELLLRPRGLEVGT, from the coding sequence GTGACCACCTCCCCCGAGCAACAGCGCCCCGAGGGTGAGCACGAGGTCAAGGGTGTGGCCTTCCGGGACGAGGGCGAGGCCGAGCAGGAGGCGCCCCCGCCGCCCGCGGTCCCGCCGCGCCGGGTGACCTGGCAGAAACTGACCGTCCTGCCGGCCCTGCTGGTGGCGCTGCTGCTGGCGACCTGGCTGTGGTTCGCGCAGGCCGACCTGGACCCGATCTCCGAGAACGCGCTCTCCGACGGCCAGGTGTCCAAGGCGCTGTGGCAGCACGTGGAGCTGACGGTGGTCTCCACCTTCTTCGTGCTGATCATCGCCATCCCGCTGGGCGTCCTGCTGACCCGCAGGGCCTTCCGCAAGGCGACCCCGGTGGCGATGGCCGTCGCCAACATGGGCCAGGCGACCCCGGCGATCGGCCTGCTCGCCCTGCTGGTGATCTGGCTCGGCACCGGTACGAAGGCGGCCCTGATCGGCATCACCGCCTACGCCATCCTGCCGGTGCTGGCGAACACGATCGCGGGCCTGAAGGCGAACGACCCCACGCTGCTGGAGGCGGCCCGCGGCATCGGCATGTCCCCGCTGGGGGTACTGTCCCGCGTCGAGATGCCCCTGGCGGTGCCCCTGATCCTGGCCGGCGTCCGCACGGCCCTCGTCCTGAACGTCGGTACGGCGACGCTGGCGACCTTCGGCGGGGGCGGCGGGCTGGGGGTGCTGATCACCACCGGGATCACCACCCAGCGAATGCCGGTCCTGGTGCTGGGCTCGATCCTCACGGTGTCCCTGGCCCTGCTGGTGGACTGGCTGGCCTCGCTGGCCGAACTGCTGCTGCGGCCGCGGGGGTTGGAGGTGGGGACGTGA